The genomic DNA ATTACGATAAATGATTATTAAAAATATTTGAATGAATACAATACAAATACTTTGGGTAGATGATGAAATTGATTTACTGAAACCTCATATTCTATTTTTAGAGCAACGCAATTATAAAGTTACAAAATGCATGAGTGGCACCGAAGCTATTGATGCTATAGATGGAAAAAGTTTTGATATCGTATTTTTAGATGAAAATATGCCCGGACTTACTGGTCTTGAAACTTTAAATGAAATAAAAGAAAAGCAAGATAATCTTCCTGTTGTGATGATCACCAAGAGTGAGGAAGAATATATTATGGAAGAAGCTATTGGTAACAAAATAGCGGATTATCTAATTAAACCCGTAAACCCTAATCAGATATTGTTAAGTTTAAAGAAGAACTTGGATAATTCTCGATTAGTATCTGAAAAAACTACTTCTAACTATCAACAAGAGTTTAGGAAAATTGCCATGGATTTATCTATGGTTAATTCCTATGAAGAATGGGTGAATCTGTATCAGAAGCTTATTTATTGGGAAATTCAGCTTGAAGACATTGAAGATCCTGGGATGTTTGAAATTTTAGAATCTCAAAAAAACGAGGCTAATATTCAGTTTGGGAAATTTATAGAAAAAAATTATGCAGATTGGTTTGAGCCAAACACAGAGTCCCCAATAATGTCGCATACACTTTTTAAAGAAAAAATCACTCCTGAGATAAGTAAAGAGCAACCTACTGTTTTAATTGTTATTGACAATTTACGCTATGACCAATGGAAAGTTTTTGAGCCCATTATTAACAATTATTATAAAAAGACTAAAGAAGACGCTTTTTTTAGCATTTTGCCAACAGCAACTCAGTATGCTCGTAATGCCATTTTTTCTGGGCTCATGCCTAGCGATATGGAAAAATTATTTCCCAAATATTGGAAAAATGATACTGATGATGGTGGAAAAAATATGCACGAAGCCGACTTTTTAGATACGCAAATGAAACGATTAGGATTAACTCATTTGAATTATGACTATCATAAAATTACCAATCTAAAAAATGGCAGAAAACTAGCTGATAACTTCAAATCACTTAAAGACAACGATCTTTCCGTTATAGTGTACAATTTTGTTGATATGTTATCGCATTCTAAAACAGAAATGGAAGTTGTTAAAGAACTGGCTTCAAACGATAAAGCATACAGGTCTCTAACATTAAGCTGGTTTAAAAATTCGCCGCTTTTAGAGATGATACAACAGGCGCAACAATTAGGGTTTAAACTCATTTTAACTACAGATCATGGTACTATTAATGTTAAGAACCCATCAAAGGTAATTGGAGATAGAGATACAAGCTTAAATCTTCGTTATAAAACCGGCAGGAGTTTAACTTATGATGACAAAGATGTATTGGTTTTTAAAAACCCAAAAGATGCTCACTTACCTTCTATTAATATGAGCAGTTCTTATATTTTTGCAAAAAGCGATTTGTTTTTTGCTTATCCTAATAACTACAATCATTATGTTAGTTATTTTAGAAATACGTATCAACATGGAGGTGTTTCTCTTGAGGAAATGATTATTCCTTTTGTAGTATTCACTCCAAAATAATCTATTAAAAGCAAAAAACATCGATTAAATACGTGTTTTTATTGCTTTTTTGATTTTTTTTGACTATAATTGTGTGTGAAATATTATGGAATTAGAACTTAACTTTGGATTAAATGATGTCGAAAATGTTGCAAAACAACTAATTAAAAATGTAAAAACTAAAACTTTATTATTTTATGGAGATATGGGTGTTGGCAAAACAACATTAATAAAAACCATTGTAAAAGTTTTAGGAAGTCATGATGAAGTTAGTAGCCCAACATTTTCTATCGTAAACGAGTATCAACTAAATAATGATAAGATTTATCATTTTGATTTATATAGAATAAACGATTTAGAGGAAGCTTATAATTTTGGAATTGAAGATTATGTTGATTCTGACAATTGGAAATTAATAGAATGGCCAGAAAAAATTGAGCCCATTTTGAACAATCATTTTGATAAAATTAATTTAAAATTAGATTCTGATAATCATAGAATTATAAAATTAAATTAACGAACAAATTACTAACATAACATTAGCTTAAACAAATAAATAACAGAAAAAAACACTCTGAATTTTGAAGTTTTACGGGAAAACCACAATGAAGATTTGAAAAAAGTTTGATTTTAACATTTTTTTAACATTTCACTACATACTTCAAAATAGCCTTTAGTTACATTTGGATATATTAATTAATAAATCCCTTTAAAATGAAAACTAAGAAGTACTTAATCGCAATCGCGATTTTCGGAGGAATGTTGTTTATGGCTCAAGCTGCTGATGCTTTTAACCAAGATGGACAACAAACGGCAAAAATTGATAAAAGGAAAATCACAAAACTCCCAACGGCCGGATAATAAGAGTTTAGTTATAGGTAGTATAGTTGCTACTTTGATAGCTATAATACCTTATTTATTTTATTTATATGAAAGTGTTCCTTCTGTAAAAGTATGGGACACTTTTTTATTTACATATAATAGTGGTTATTTTGAAGATGCAAATATTGCAATGTGGATTTTAACTGGAAAAATAATTCCATTATATATATTATTTATATGGTTTTTCACCTGTCGGCATTGGTGGTACCATGTATTACTTGTCCCCATATCAATGTATACTTATCAAATATTTGTATCGCTAAACGAGGACTTAAAATATTTTGATTCTAATCAACTAATCTATTTGATACCTATAATGGCAATCATTGTACCTTCAATTTATTTGATCAGAGCTCAAATATTTAATAAAATTAATGAAGCTAATAAATCTTTGGAAGAACTAGAGGATGAATTCAAAATATCGCCTAAAAACTTTTGGGGTAAAGTAAAAGAGTATTTTTAATTACTACTTTTTAGCCTATCCCTTTCTTGTAAATTAATTTCTTTTTTATTGGTGTTTAATCTAAAGTTTCCAAATTTATAATTAAATCCAAATGCAACCAATCTATTTTCTATTCTAGAATTTAAAAACACATCTTGATTTAAATATTTAGTAGTTTGTGTAAAATTTTGTGTGTTAAAAATATCCGTAATACCAATGCTTAATGACGCTCTATTATCACAAAATGTTTTTCTTAGATCAATACCTAAACCTGATCTGTCACTGGTAATAGTAGGACCACCTACTATAGGTGAAATATATAAAAAGGAAATATCAGCAGTTAAACTTTTATCTTTTAAAAAAGAAAAAGAATTAACAACTTGACTATATACAGACCACCTATCAGTCTCGTATGCCAAATTATTACTTTCTAAAGCTAAAAAACGATTTTCATAATAGAAAAAGGAAGACAACATATATAAACTCCAATTTTTAACTACTCGTGTATTAGTTATAAAGTCTAAGCCATATGAAATTGACACATCTGTGTTTGTGTTTATATATTTAAGAGAATTTGCTTCATTATCTTGAAAAGTAATTTGAATTGTTGGATCATTTTCATAGCGATAATAAATTTCAAAAGTATACTTAGTATTTAATGTATATCCAAGCGTAAATATATGATCTATTTGCGGCTTTAAATTAGGATCACCAGTTACATACGCATTGTCATTTAAAAAATACTTAAAAGGGTTAAGCTGATTATAACGTGGTCTATAAATACGCTTATTATAATTGAAGTATAATTCATTATCATCGTTTAATTTATGTAACAAATAAAAAGAAGGAAACAACTTTAAATAATCATTATCACTATTTTGGTTAGTCTCTAATGAATTTCCTTTAATGTTAGTGTATTCTGCTCTTAGTCCAGATTTAAAACTCCAATTAGTCCAATCTTTTGAATAACTTATATAGGCTGCATAATTAGTTTCATCGTATAAAAAAGTATCTGAATTTTGAAAATCTTCTATCTTTTCGTCGTTTTCAAAAATAAATTGAGTTAAAATACTCTCAGAATTAATATCAGAGACCTTTCCTCCTGCCTCAAATTCTGCTGATTCGCCTATTGGTAATTCATAATCTACCTGACCCGTATATAATTTTATAACCTGACTTGAAAATGTTTGAAATCGATTGCTTCTTATTAGCATATTATTAGGAAAACGATAATCTGTATCTACATTTTGAAAACTTGAAAAATCATAATTGGTATGATGGGTACTTACAGAGAGCTTCTCTCCTGCTCTTTTAAATTTATGAGTATAATCAAGTGTAAAAGCTAAATTAAATGTTTCATCTACTTTACGGTTTAGCGTATTGAATGTAGAGTCTAACACTCTATTAGCATCAAAAACCTCAGTTAAAGAATTAATCGAAGTTTTTGTGTTATCTCTTGGGGTGATTAACATACTTGTAGAAAAACCTAGACTATTGTTTTCGTTTATGTCATAATCAATATTACTGTTTATGTTTTGGTTTGCGGTTTCTCTTGTTCTTTTAAAATCTGTTTCCCAACTTGAAGTATTTTGGTTATTATTATCTATAAAATTTATTGATTCATCATTATGTCTAAAATCTTTTCTAGGGCTTATGCTGTAATTTAAATAAGCGTTAAGTTTCTTAGTTTTAAAAAAATGATTAGTCCCCAATGCATATTTTGGAAATTCAGAACCTTGTTTATAATTACCAAAAACACTTCCATGATAACCAGCAATGATATTTTTACTAGTTACAATATTAAGTACGGCTGCGCCTTCAGCTTCGTATTTTGCAGGCGGGTTAGTAATAACTTCAATAGATTTTACATTACTAGCAGATGTACCTTCTAAAAGTTGTTGTACTTCACTTGAAGACAGATGTACCCTTCTGTCATTTATGTATATTGTTGGTGTCGATTGTTTTATAGTTATTGTCCCATCATGAACCAATACACCAGGAGTGTGCTTTAAAACATCTAAAATATTATCATTTGATAGTGTGGAATTTTCAACATTAAAAACTAGGCGATCCACCATGCGTTTAACAGTGGGTCTCTTTGCTACAACAGTCACCCCATCTAGTGTCTCTAAATTATCTTCAAGTATAATAGCATCAAAATGAATATTTCTATCCAATTCTACTCTGGTAGAATATGCCTTAAAACCAAGAAAACTAACTTTTAATATATAATCCTGAGCTTTTAAATTTTCTATTATAAAATAACCATTTTCATCTGTAGATGTACCATTCGCGTCTTTAGCAACCCCAAGACTGGTAATAACTATATTTGCATACGCTATTGGATTGTCATTAGCGTCTTTAACATACCCATTTAACCTATATTCCTGAGAAAAAGATGAGAGAGATAGCAGTAGACTAAAATAATAACATAGATTTTTAATCATATATATATTTATGATGCAAACTTATAAATAATTAATTTAAAACATTTTATGGAGTTACTATAAAAATAGTGATTATTTTCTTACAAAAAGCCAAATAAAAATATTAATCTTGCTAGCAATTAAAAAACTAAAATAATTATTTTGAGTTTATATCAACAATAGAAAAATTATTTGTAATTTGATTTTTTATTAATTAAGCTAACCATGTCAAAATCACTCTCGCCTTTTACAAAGCAGCAACTTTTACCTCAAGAAGAAACTCTTGAACTACTAAGACATAAGGGAGAATTATTTATAGGTATACCTAAAGAAACTGCTTTTCAAGAAAAGCGTGTGTGCTTAACCCCAGATGCTGTATTTGCTTTAGTAAGTAATGGCCATAAAGTATTGCTTGAGTCTGGTGCAGGAAATGGTGCCAGCTTTAGTGATAAAGACTATAGTGAAGCCGGAGCAGAAATCACAAAAGATACTGCTAAAGTATTTGCTTGTCCGATGATTCTTAAAGTAGAGCCTCCCAGCATAGAACAAATTAAACTTATTAACCCTCAAACTATATTAATATCTGCGCTTCAAATAAAAACCCAGTCAAAAAAATATTTTGAAGCATTGGCATCAAAACGGGTCACTGCTTTAGCCTTTGAGTTTATACGAGACGGAGACGGAACCTACCCTGCCGTGAAATCGTTAAGCGAAATTGCAGGTACTGCCTCTGTTTTAATTGCTTCAGAGTTACTATCTGATGCTAAGGATGGTAATGGGTTAATGTTTGGGAATATTAGTGGTGTTCCTCCTATAAAAGTTGTTATTTTAGGAGCAGGGACTGTTGGTGAGTTTGCGACTAGAAGTTCTATAGGTCTTGGAGCAGATGTAAAAGTCTTCGATAATTCCATTACAAAATTAAGAAGAATACAAGCAAATCTGGGTAGACCGTTTTTTACTTCTACAATTACACCAAAAAATTTAACCAAAGCCTTGAAACGTTGTGATGTTGTTATTGGGGCTATTCGTGGAACAAATAGAGCGCCTGTAATCGTTTCGGAAGCTATGGTTCAATCAATGAAAAAAGGAGCTATTATTATAGATGTAAGTATTGATATGGGAGGTTGTTTTGAAACTAGCGAAGTAACCACACACAAAAAACCTACATTTATAAAACACAATGTTATTCATTATTGCGTTCCTAATATTCTAGCAAGATATTCACGTACAGCATCTGTTTCTATAAGTAATATATTTACGCCTTATTTGCTGAAAATAGCTGAGGATGGTGGTATAGAAAATTCTTTAAGATTTGACAGAGGTTTAAAAAATGGGTTGTATTTTTACCACGGAATTTTAACTAGTAAATCTGTAGGTGATTGGTTTGATTTAGACTTTAGCGATGTTAATTTGCTGATTTTTTAATTGATTACAGCTCTGATTTATTTCACTAAACACATTAAATGAAACTTATACAACGCGTTGGCTATTATCTAGGCGGGTTTTCTATCGGATTAATAATATTAGCTTTCTTCTTAAATGGTAAAAAAACCTCATGTAGTTACGGTCCTGATGCTAGAGTTTTAAAGAATATTAGACTAAAGAAGATTATTTATAGTGATAATATTCAATCTGATTTCAAACTTTATAATATAGACTCGGTAGCAATAAATCATATTTTAAAAAAAGGCAGCATAAATTTTTCTGAAAGTAATGCAAGACAAAAACCATGTGGTATATATAATGTTGAGGGTGAATTTGAGGAAAAAGAAATTATATTAACTGTTGAAAATTGTGACAGCATAGCCACCATAACTAACTTTAAAATAGAATACTAACAATGCTTAAACGTAGTTTTGATGTTATTCTTTCTATA from Flavivirga abyssicola includes the following:
- the porX gene encoding T9SS response regulator signal transducer PorX, coding for MNTIQILWVDDEIDLLKPHILFLEQRNYKVTKCMSGTEAIDAIDGKSFDIVFLDENMPGLTGLETLNEIKEKQDNLPVVMITKSEEEYIMEEAIGNKIADYLIKPVNPNQILLSLKKNLDNSRLVSEKTTSNYQQEFRKIAMDLSMVNSYEEWVNLYQKLIYWEIQLEDIEDPGMFEILESQKNEANIQFGKFIEKNYADWFEPNTESPIMSHTLFKEKITPEISKEQPTVLIVIDNLRYDQWKVFEPIINNYYKKTKEDAFFSILPTATQYARNAIFSGLMPSDMEKLFPKYWKNDTDDGGKNMHEADFLDTQMKRLGLTHLNYDYHKITNLKNGRKLADNFKSLKDNDLSVIVYNFVDMLSHSKTEMEVVKELASNDKAYRSLTLSWFKNSPLLEMIQQAQQLGFKLILTTDHGTINVKNPSKVIGDRDTSLNLRYKTGRSLTYDDKDVLVFKNPKDAHLPSINMSSSYIFAKSDLFFAYPNNYNHYVSYFRNTYQHGGVSLEEMIIPFVVFTPK
- the tsaE gene encoding tRNA (adenosine(37)-N6)-threonylcarbamoyltransferase complex ATPase subunit type 1 TsaE, coding for MELELNFGLNDVENVAKQLIKNVKTKTLLFYGDMGVGKTTLIKTIVKVLGSHDEVSSPTFSIVNEYQLNNDKIYHFDLYRINDLEEAYNFGIEDYVDSDNWKLIEWPEKIEPILNNHFDKINLKLDSDNHRIIKLN
- a CDS encoding outer membrane beta-barrel protein; its protein translation is MIKNLCYYFSLLLSLSSFSQEYRLNGYVKDANDNPIAYANIVITSLGVAKDANGTSTDENGYFIIENLKAQDYILKVSFLGFKAYSTRVELDRNIHFDAIILEDNLETLDGVTVVAKRPTVKRMVDRLVFNVENSTLSNDNILDVLKHTPGVLVHDGTITIKQSTPTIYINDRRVHLSSSEVQQLLEGTSASNVKSIEVITNPPAKYEAEGAAVLNIVTSKNIIAGYHGSVFGNYKQGSEFPKYALGTNHFFKTKKLNAYLNYSISPRKDFRHNDESINFIDNNNQNTSSWETDFKRTRETANQNINSNIDYDINENNSLGFSTSMLITPRDNTKTSINSLTEVFDANRVLDSTFNTLNRKVDETFNLAFTLDYTHKFKRAGEKLSVSTHHTNYDFSSFQNVDTDYRFPNNMLIRSNRFQTFSSQVIKLYTGQVDYELPIGESAEFEAGGKVSDINSESILTQFIFENDEKIEDFQNSDTFLYDETNYAAYISYSKDWTNWSFKSGLRAEYTNIKGNSLETNQNSDNDYLKLFPSFYLLHKLNDDNELYFNYNKRIYRPRYNQLNPFKYFLNDNAYVTGDPNLKPQIDHIFTLGYTLNTKYTFEIYYRYENDPTIQITFQDNEANSLKYINTNTDVSISYGLDFITNTRVVKNWSLYMLSSFFYYENRFLALESNNLAYETDRWSVYSQVVNSFSFLKDKSLTADISFLYISPIVGGPTITSDRSGLGIDLRKTFCDNRASLSIGITDIFNTQNFTQTTKYLNQDVFLNSRIENRLVAFGFNYKFGNFRLNTNKKEINLQERDRLKSSN
- a CDS encoding alanine dehydrogenase translates to MSKSLSPFTKQQLLPQEETLELLRHKGELFIGIPKETAFQEKRVCLTPDAVFALVSNGHKVLLESGAGNGASFSDKDYSEAGAEITKDTAKVFACPMILKVEPPSIEQIKLINPQTILISALQIKTQSKKYFEALASKRVTALAFEFIRDGDGTYPAVKSLSEIAGTASVLIASELLSDAKDGNGLMFGNISGVPPIKVVILGAGTVGEFATRSSIGLGADVKVFDNSITKLRRIQANLGRPFFTSTITPKNLTKALKRCDVVIGAIRGTNRAPVIVSEAMVQSMKKGAIIIDVSIDMGGCFETSEVTTHKKPTFIKHNVIHYCVPNILARYSRTASVSISNIFTPYLLKIAEDGGIENSLRFDRGLKNGLYFYHGILTSKSVGDWFDLDFSDVNLLIF